Proteins encoded in a region of the Flavobacterium sp. MDT1-60 genome:
- a CDS encoding methylated-DNA--[protein]-cysteine S-methyltransferase, which translates to METAYINSPLGITKIIGDDNGIAVISVSDVGTNEVSAEIPKVLKEAVSQLEEYFQGKRTDFDLKLNPQGTEFQQKVWKALLEIPYGKTISYMDQTKKLGDIKAIRAVASANGKNPLWIVVPCHRVIGTNGSLTGYAGGLSRKKWLLEHENPSNQQRLF; encoded by the coding sequence ATGGAAACAGCTTATATCAATTCGCCTTTAGGAATCACCAAAATCATTGGAGATGATAATGGCATTGCTGTAATCTCTGTTTCTGATGTTGGTACAAATGAAGTTTCTGCAGAAATTCCGAAAGTTTTAAAAGAAGCTGTTTCTCAACTTGAAGAATATTTCCAAGGCAAAAGAACCGATTTTGATTTGAAACTAAATCCCCAAGGCACAGAATTTCAGCAAAAAGTTTGGAAAGCCTTATTAGAAATTCCATACGGAAAAACTATCAGTTATATGGATCAGACCAAAAAATTGGGCGATATAAAAGCAATTCGTGCGGTTGCATCTGCCAATGGAAAAAATCCACTCTGGATTGTAGTTCCCTGTCATCGCGTTATTGGCACAAATGGATCTTTAACCGGTTATGCCGGAGGTTTGTCGCGTAAGAAGTGGTTACTTGAGCATGAAAATCCTTCAAATCAACAGCGTTTGTTTTAG
- a CDS encoding SDR family oxidoreductase, whose product MIQISILGCGWLGLPLAKKLIEKGNSVNGSTTSENKLSILKDAGINPFLVILSDPEASGEETLESDNVSETINDFLAESEILIIDIPPKLRANTDSSRKIFVEKIETLIPFIEKSTIKKVLFVSSTSVYGDQNDLITEETHLNPETESGKQLVLAEAILQKNQNFETTILRFGGLIGEDRHPVKFLAGKENLENPDAPVNLIHQNDCIQIIEKIIRQSKWNEVFNAVAPFHPTRQDYYTQKAKEQNLILPKFSIEKSNIKKVISSKKIESVLSYKFKIENY is encoded by the coding sequence ATGATTCAAATAAGTATTTTAGGCTGTGGCTGGCTGGGTTTGCCTTTGGCGAAAAAATTAATCGAAAAAGGAAATTCGGTCAATGGATCAACAACTTCTGAAAATAAACTTTCTATTTTGAAAGATGCTGGAATAAATCCGTTTCTTGTCATTCTGAGCGATCCCGAAGCTTCGGGAGAAGAAACACTTGAAAGCGACAATGTTTCTGAAACTATTAATGATTTTTTAGCGGAAAGCGAAATTCTTATTATTGATATTCCGCCCAAGTTACGAGCAAATACGGATTCATCCCGAAAGATTTTTGTTGAGAAAATCGAAACTTTGATTCCGTTTATAGAGAAATCGACTATCAAAAAAGTACTTTTTGTAAGTTCGACTTCTGTTTATGGAGATCAAAATGATTTAATTACAGAAGAAACGCACCTAAATCCGGAAACGGAGAGCGGTAAACAATTGGTTTTAGCCGAAGCAATTCTCCAGAAAAACCAAAACTTCGAAACTACAATTCTACGATTCGGCGGATTAATTGGCGAAGATCGCCATCCTGTAAAATTTTTAGCAGGAAAAGAAAACCTTGAAAATCCAGATGCACCTGTCAATTTGATTCATCAAAACGATTGCATCCAAATCATCGAAAAAATTATTCGTCAATCAAAATGGAATGAAGTTTTCAACGCCGTAGCTCCTTTTCATCCTACAAGACAAGATTACTATACTCAAAAAGCAAAAGAACAAAACCTGATTTTACCGAAATTCAGCATAGAAAAGTCAAATATCAAAAAGGTTATCTCAAGTAAAAAAATTGAATCTGTTTTAAGTTATAAGTTTAAGATAGAAAATTATTAA
- a CDS encoding GNAT family N-acetyltransferase → MEYTIRNCEIADLPKLVILCQKHTEFEKADYDPTGKEEGLKEALFSENPKLFCLVVATENDIVGYASYNFTYSTWSAGDFIYMDCLFLEKEARNFGIGEVLINKLKEIGKAKNCVNMQWRTPQFNERAIKFYNRIGAKGKDKICFFLDL, encoded by the coding sequence ATGGAATATACAATAAGAAACTGCGAAATAGCCGATTTACCTAAATTGGTCATCTTATGTCAAAAACATACCGAATTTGAGAAAGCCGATTACGATCCGACAGGAAAAGAAGAAGGTTTGAAAGAAGCGCTATTCAGTGAAAATCCCAAACTCTTTTGCTTAGTTGTTGCCACTGAAAATGACATTGTAGGTTATGCCTCTTATAATTTTACGTACTCTACCTGGAGTGCGGGCGATTTCATTTACATGGACTGTTTATTTTTGGAAAAAGAAGCCAGAAATTTCGGAATCGGAGAAGTTCTAATCAATAAATTAAAAGAAATAGGAAAAGCTAAAAACTGTGTTAACATGCAATGGCGAACGCCTCAATTCAATGAAAGAGCTATAAAATTCTATAACAGAATTGGCGCAAAAGGAAAAGACAAAATTTGCTTTTTTCTGGATTTGTAA
- a CDS encoding LysR family transcriptional regulator — MEIRHLKLIKAIVEEGSITKAIDKLHLTQSALSHQLKEAEYQLGTAIFLRTNKKLVLTKAGEKIYELANEILDKLSQTQTQIKQMVFGEYGEIRISTECFSSYHWLPSVMKQFHLLYPNVELKIVTEATHIPLQKLLENTIDIAIISDQINDNNIKYLELFQDEVVMAVSENHAWANKKYVVAEDFVNEHLLIHSLPMETVTIHQFILAPAKVSPKKITALPLTEASLEMVKADMGVMSMAKWALLPHLKNNPIKAIKIGKNGLKRKHFIAIRDNQEYPAYFHHFITFLQTEINLQWNIQ, encoded by the coding sequence ATGGAAATACGTCATTTAAAATTGATAAAAGCAATTGTTGAAGAAGGAAGCATCACCAAAGCGATAGATAAACTTCATTTGACGCAATCAGCCCTGAGCCATCAACTTAAAGAAGCTGAATATCAACTGGGAACAGCCATTTTTTTGAGAACAAATAAAAAACTGGTTTTGACGAAAGCCGGAGAGAAAATCTACGAGCTTGCCAATGAAATTCTGGATAAGCTTTCACAAACCCAAACTCAAATCAAACAAATGGTTTTTGGAGAATATGGTGAAATCCGAATTAGTACCGAGTGTTTCTCGAGTTATCACTGGCTTCCGTCGGTAATGAAACAATTTCATCTTCTATATCCTAATGTCGAATTGAAAATTGTGACAGAAGCGACTCATATTCCACTTCAAAAATTATTAGAAAACACGATTGATATTGCGATTATCAGCGATCAGATTAATGACAATAATATCAAATATCTGGAACTTTTTCAGGACGAAGTCGTGATGGCAGTTTCTGAAAACCACGCTTGGGCGAATAAAAAATATGTCGTTGCAGAAGATTTTGTCAACGAGCATCTTTTGATTCATTCGCTTCCGATGGAAACCGTCACGATTCATCAATTTATTTTAGCTCCAGCCAAAGTAAGTCCGAAGAAGATTACAGCCTTGCCATTGACAGAAGCTTCTCTGGAAATGGTAAAAGCCGATATGGGCGTTATGTCGATGGCAAAATGGGCTTTATTGCCACATTTAAAAAACAATCCGATAAAGGCCATCAAAATTGGAAAAAACGGTTTAAAAAGAAAGCATTTCATTGCGATTCGGGACAATCAGGAATATCCTGCCTATTTTCATCATTTTATCACCTTTTTACAAACCGAAATCAACCTGCAATGGAATATACAATAA
- a CDS encoding rhodanese-like domain-containing protein, producing METQIKHYENKLAFEMDPSDLFDALNNGEKVIVIDARKTFGYEAEHIPTAINIPHREMTIESTKHLDRDVLYVMYCDGIGCNASTRGALNMVKLGFKVKELIGGMEWWKFDGYATEGTNGVKAGLKIECAC from the coding sequence ATGGAAACACAAATTAAACATTATGAAAACAAACTGGCCTTCGAAATGGATCCTTCCGATTTGTTTGATGCCTTGAATAACGGAGAAAAAGTGATTGTTATTGATGCCCGAAAAACATTTGGATATGAAGCAGAACATATTCCGACGGCGATTAATATTCCGCATCGCGAAATGACAATTGAAAGTACCAAACATTTAGACAGAGACGTTTTGTACGTAATGTATTGCGACGGAATTGGTTGTAACGCTTCGACAAGAGGCGCTTTGAATATGGTAAAATTAGGTTTTAAAGTAAAAGAATTGATCGGCGGAATGGAGTGGTGGAAGTTTGACGGATATGCCACTGAAGGAACAAATGGGGTTAAAGCAGGATTGAAAATAGAATGTGCCTGTTAA
- a CDS encoding tetratricopeptide repeat protein, with protein sequence MKKIILIFIAFASFTTIYAQAVEEKIAAKACDCLSKSSGITETVFRDCLTSTMSETILTDKDSKVRESINTVDGIKSMIQKVSDAVIKKCPKLLPQDPEDKTTIFYADSKNEKAQNSYIIAKDFMKANNYKLAVESLQLSLKEDPNFVLALDDIAVCYRQLNDFDNAIKYYKKSLDIFPEGDLALMNIGVIYTLKSDFKTAIEYYEKLIKFQPNNAEGYFGAGKNYFVLNDDEKALDNIFMAHVIYTNEKSEYVKDSEQLLGAIYQKMKSENKEDLFKKIAEKNNVKIE encoded by the coding sequence ATGAAGAAAATAATCCTAATTTTTATAGCATTTGCAAGCTTTACGACTATTTATGCACAAGCTGTAGAAGAAAAAATAGCTGCAAAAGCATGTGATTGTTTAAGTAAAAGTTCAGGAATTACAGAAACTGTTTTTAGAGACTGTTTGACGAGTACAATGTCTGAAACCATATTGACAGATAAAGACTCAAAAGTTAGAGAATCGATCAATACTGTTGATGGAATTAAAAGTATGATTCAAAAAGTCAGTGACGCTGTCATTAAAAAATGTCCAAAATTATTACCTCAGGATCCTGAAGACAAAACGACTATCTTTTACGCTGATTCAAAAAATGAAAAGGCGCAGAACTCGTATATCATTGCAAAAGATTTCATGAAAGCTAACAACTATAAATTGGCGGTTGAAAGTCTACAGCTTTCATTGAAAGAAGATCCAAATTTTGTACTCGCTCTGGATGACATTGCCGTTTGTTACAGACAATTGAATGATTTTGATAATGCAATAAAATATTATAAAAAATCACTTGATATTTTCCCGGAAGGCGATTTAGCACTAATGAATATTGGAGTTATTTATACCTTAAAATCCGATTTTAAGACGGCTATTGAATATTATGAAAAACTAATCAAATTCCAGCCTAATAATGCAGAAGGTTACTTTGGTGCCGGAAAAAATTATTTTGTCCTGAATGATGACGAAAAGGCACTCGACAACATTTTCATGGCGCATGTTATCTACACCAATGAAAAATCAGAGTATGTAAAAGATTCTGAGCAGCTTTTGGGAGCCATTTATCAAAAAATGAAATCCGAAAATAAAGAAGATTTATTCAAAAAAATTGCAGAGAAAAACAACGTTAAAATTGAATAA
- a CDS encoding M28 family peptidase yields the protein MKKNPTSILAVVCILAILGIIYATMMPQWISKEEEALAEFSTERALNQVEIIAQKPHYVGSTNHELVANYLKLELNRIGLETSVQEGFTLNDKGLLVKSKNILARIKGTNNSKALLLLSHYDSAPHSFSKGASDDASGVATILEGIRAFMYSKQPQKNDIIILFSDAEELGLNGAELFVNKHPWAKDVGLVINFEARGSSGPSYMLMETNKGNEALVKEFSKAKTKYPVSNSLMYSIYKMLPNDTDLTVFREQGNIQGFNFAFIDGHYNYHTQQDDVQHLNRMTLAHQGTYLMPLLKYFSNIDLNATNSTADDVYFSVPFSFISYPFTWVFPMTIIALGLLIIFIFIGKAKRLISFREIFKGFVPFLGALIIAGLVTFLGWKIVLQIYPQYLDLLNGFTYNGHAYIGAFVTLSIAICFAFYNHFSETKITMNHFVAPLLLWIVINIFLANNLTGAGFLIIPVYFGIFLFGIFVITQHYSLGLNLLFTLPALIIVAPFIVMFPIGLGLKILFGSALLTVLLFGLLLPIFGDFIRKGAWAAFFFIVSIGFFVYAGYNSGYEHGKAKSNSLLYVYNADTNSAVWTTYDVNLDDWTKTYLGEKNQKAVGLNALPLASKYNSGFTYSAIAPVVEVPKPTISFLKDSVIGNNRYLKIQITPNRKVNRYDIFAHPKMTFYNFKANGVSTSDQKGNSLERDGMKILCYYVVGNEPLVMEFYINKSSIFDMDLIESSFDLMTNPLFQVKPRNDWMMPTPFVLNDAVLIQQKIKRYTAPVPTIEAAPIKDSVTVAKDSLTPVVKPQQNNKL from the coding sequence ATGAAAAAAAACCCCACTTCAATTCTTGCCGTAGTATGCATTTTAGCAATTCTTGGTATCATCTACGCCACCATGATGCCGCAATGGATTTCGAAAGAAGAGGAAGCTCTTGCCGAATTTTCGACCGAAAGGGCTTTAAACCAGGTCGAAATTATTGCTCAAAAACCACATTATGTCGGATCAACTAATCACGAATTAGTAGCAAACTACCTTAAACTTGAATTGAACCGAATTGGTTTAGAGACTTCTGTTCAGGAAGGATTTACACTAAACGATAAGGGGCTTTTAGTAAAATCCAAAAACATTCTGGCCCGCATAAAAGGGACCAACAACTCAAAAGCGCTTTTATTACTATCCCATTATGACAGTGCACCACATTCATTTTCTAAAGGAGCAAGTGATGATGCTTCTGGAGTAGCTACCATTCTTGAAGGTATTCGTGCTTTTATGTACTCCAAACAACCTCAAAAAAACGATATTATAATTCTTTTTTCAGATGCTGAAGAATTAGGGTTAAACGGTGCTGAACTGTTTGTGAACAAACATCCGTGGGCTAAAGATGTTGGCCTGGTTATTAATTTTGAAGCTCGCGGGTCTTCTGGACCAAGTTACATGTTGATGGAAACCAACAAAGGAAATGAAGCTCTTGTAAAAGAATTTTCAAAAGCAAAGACCAAATATCCGGTTTCAAATTCGCTGATGTACAGCATTTACAAAATGCTGCCAAATGATACTGATTTAACTGTTTTTAGAGAACAAGGAAACATTCAGGGATTTAATTTTGCTTTTATCGATGGACATTATAATTACCACACCCAACAAGACGACGTTCAGCATTTAAACAGAATGACATTGGCACATCAGGGAACGTATTTGATGCCTTTATTAAAATACTTTTCAAACATCGACTTAAATGCAACAAACTCAACTGCAGACGATGTTTATTTCAGCGTTCCATTTTCCTTTATAAGTTACCCTTTTACCTGGGTTTTCCCAATGACAATAATTGCTTTAGGCTTGCTAATTATTTTTATTTTTATTGGAAAAGCAAAACGATTAATATCTTTCAGAGAGATTTTTAAAGGTTTTGTTCCCTTTTTGGGTGCTTTGATCATTGCCGGTTTAGTAACTTTTTTAGGATGGAAAATCGTTTTGCAAATCTATCCTCAATATTTAGATTTACTTAATGGCTTTACCTACAATGGACACGCCTATATTGGAGCATTTGTTACTTTAAGCATTGCTATTTGCTTTGCATTTTACAACCATTTTTCAGAAACAAAAATTACGATGAATCATTTTGTAGCACCTTTGCTACTATGGATTGTGATCAATATATTTTTAGCCAATAACTTAACTGGCGCAGGATTCCTGATTATTCCGGTTTATTTTGGAATCTTCCTATTTGGAATTTTTGTTATTACACAACATTACAGTTTGGGTTTAAACTTATTATTTACACTTCCGGCGCTTATAATTGTTGCACCCTTTATTGTAATGTTTCCAATTGGTTTAGGTTTAAAAATTCTTTTTGGAAGTGCCTTACTTACTGTTTTGCTTTTCGGATTATTACTTCCAATTTTTGGAGATTTTATTAGAAAAGGGGCATGGGCTGCATTCTTTTTTATCGTATCTATTGGCTTTTTTGTTTACGCAGGTTACAATTCTGGTTACGAACATGGAAAAGCAAAATCGAATAGTTTGCTTTACGTTTACAATGCCGATACAAATTCTGCCGTATGGACAACATACGATGTAAACCTTGATGATTGGACAAAAACTTATTTGGGAGAAAAAAATCAAAAAGCGGTTGGTTTAAATGCCCTGCCACTTGCCAGCAAATATAACTCTGGTTTTACTTATAGCGCTATTGCACCGGTTGTAGAGGTTCCTAAACCAACCATCTCTTTCTTAAAAGACAGCGTTATTGGGAACAATCGATACCTAAAAATACAAATTACACCCAACCGAAAAGTAAACCGTTATGATATTTTTGCCCATCCTAAAATGACTTTTTACAACTTTAAAGCTAACGGAGTTTCAACTTCTGACCAAAAAGGAAACAGTCTGGAAAGAGATGGTATGAAAATTTTATGCTATTATGTTGTGGGTAATGAACCACTTGTAATGGAATTCTACATCAACAAATCGTCTATTTTTGATATGGATTTGATTGAAAGCTCTTTTGATTTGATGACTAATCCGTTATTTCAGGTAAAACCAAGAAACGACTGGATGATGCCGACGCCTTTTGTTTTGAATGATGCTGTTTTAATTCAGCAAAAGATAAAAAGATATACTGCGCCAGTACCAACAATCGAAGCCGCGCCAATAAAAGATAGTGTGACTGTTGCGAAAGACAGTTTAACACCAGTAGTTAAACCTCAACAAAACAATAAATTATAA